Proteins from a single region of Sporosarcina sp. P33:
- a CDS encoding helix-turn-helix domain-containing protein, which yields MNEFGKRLRKIREQKEMTLRYLAERADLSYSFIASLEKGRYNPSRETICALATALDTDKNELLILAGYLPNDTVDQAFFTSKKKQITKELALEKVLKESVSFNGISLSSDDKSALLAFMQTMFSLKK from the coding sequence ATGAATGAGTTTGGTAAGCGCCTGCGTAAAATACGTGAACAAAAAGAAATGACCTTACGTTATTTGGCAGAGCGTGCTGATTTAAGTTATTCCTTTATTGCATCATTGGAAAAGGGACGCTATAATCCTTCCCGTGAAACGATTTGTGCGTTAGCAACAGCGTTGGACACAGATAAGAACGAGTTGCTCATATTGGCCGGATACCTGCCTAATGATACAGTAGATCAGGCATTTTTCACTTCAAAAAAGAAACAAATAACCAAAGAGCTTGCACTTGAGAAAGTATTAAAAGAATCGGTTTCATTTAATGGAATCAGTTTGTCTTCTGACGACAAGAGTGCACTGCTGGCTTTCATGCAAACTATGTTCAGTTTAAAAAAATAA
- a CDS encoding polysaccharide deacetylase family protein, which produces MRHEFTNCRRMSKLQSISLLSFLSLLLVAGGCSPLFGGKTNGDAAAVLLANEKVDPYAGAKNEVLSYVWTTRKELSLTFNGMADKKTMIKLLDALDEHHIPATFFLPGIRVAEEPDIAKMILERGHEIENNTLNQREIRNMSYEQLYKEVKLSNEVIRNETGVTPRYVRTRSGDSDEDLQAVAAQLGMEAVINYTINPREGDMQSAKEIGEYIERYITRGSIISMHTDINPEVVGAIPYIAKAVEKIGYKLVPLKELVKRGTEHKPFDQIAGYDSIQINPDYEHITPNIFYDAKTEEKVIALTFDDWGSDYTVTKILDILKEEKVPSTFFLIGKGVEKNPNLARAIYEQGHEVASHSYGHEIVTKMTPEDLQQDLVKANQVLTEAIQAKPVRLFRPATGEIDEETAKVAMATGYKSIALYDVTPFDWDVANDADEILKRVMKKRGEGSVIVLHILDDKHTIEALPMIIHTLREEGYTFKHMSELMRMNNN; this is translated from the coding sequence ATGCGGCATGAATTCACAAATTGCAGACGAATGAGCAAGTTACAGTCTATTTCACTATTATCGTTTCTAAGTCTTTTATTGGTGGCAGGGGGATGCTCGCCGTTATTTGGCGGAAAGACAAATGGAGATGCAGCAGCGGTTCTGCTTGCCAATGAAAAAGTGGATCCGTATGCGGGAGCGAAAAACGAAGTTCTTTCTTATGTATGGACTACGCGAAAAGAATTATCACTGACATTCAATGGAATGGCCGATAAGAAAACAATGATTAAGCTACTAGATGCACTCGATGAACACCACATTCCAGCTACATTCTTTCTGCCGGGGATTCGGGTAGCCGAAGAGCCTGATATAGCCAAAATGATACTGGAACGCGGTCATGAAATTGAAAACAACACACTTAATCAGCGGGAAATCCGCAATATGAGTTACGAACAATTGTATAAAGAAGTCAAGTTAAGCAATGAAGTTATTCGAAATGAAACAGGCGTAACTCCGCGTTATGTAAGAACTCGATCAGGTGATTCTGATGAGGATTTGCAGGCAGTCGCTGCACAGCTTGGCATGGAGGCAGTTATTAATTACACAATTAATCCGCGCGAAGGGGATATGCAAAGTGCCAAAGAGATCGGTGAATATATTGAAAGATATATAACGCGCGGTTCCATCATTTCTATGCATACAGATATTAATCCCGAAGTTGTCGGTGCAATTCCATATATTGCGAAAGCAGTAGAAAAGATTGGCTATAAGCTGGTCCCGTTAAAAGAATTGGTCAAACGGGGAACGGAACATAAACCATTCGATCAAATTGCAGGATATGACAGTATTCAAATTAATCCAGACTATGAACATATTACACCAAATATTTTTTACGATGCCAAAACTGAAGAAAAGGTTATTGCGTTAACATTTGATGACTGGGGAAGCGATTATACGGTGACAAAGATTCTAGACATTTTAAAAGAAGAGAAAGTGCCATCCACGTTTTTCTTAATTGGTAAAGGTGTAGAAAAAAATCCAAACTTGGCACGTGCCATTTATGAGCAGGGTCATGAAGTGGCAAGTCACTCTTATGGTCATGAAATCGTGACGAAGATGACGCCAGAGGATCTGCAACAAGACTTGGTGAAAGCAAATCAAGTCCTAACGGAAGCCATTCAAGCAAAACCGGTAAGGCTCTTCCGTCCCGCAACAGGAGAAATTGATGAAGAAACGGCAAAGGTTGCCATGGCAACGGGATATAAAAGTATTGCTTTATATGATGTCACACCATTCGACTGGGATGTAGCAAATGATGCGGATGAAATCCTGAAACGCGTCATGAAGAAACGCGGCGAAGGAAGCGTAATTGTTTTGCACATTCTGGATGATAAACATACTATCGAAGCTCTCCCAATGATTATCCACACATTACGTGAGGAGGGCTACACATTTAAACATATGTCGGAATTAATGCGCATGAATAATAACTAA